CAATGAAGCATGgctcagaagagaagagagaactcaGAAAAGAGTTTAATAGTACAAGTAAGGAAGAATGAGGTCTTGAACTAAGGCAGCTGCagtgggaattttaaaaaaagaaatttaagggCCATTACAGAGGTAAAACTTGCCTCATGGTAACTGTATGGGAAGGATAAGGGACTCAGGAGAGTCCAAGACGATAGCAAAGTTCCTACCTTAAGTGGTAACATGCAGCATTAACACTGACAGGAAAACTTCTAGTTTCATGTTCATACCAATTAATAAATGGTTTCTGGGGAACATTATAGCAGCATGTTCTCTACTTGTGACTTCTATTTAAATAACTGTTAGATCATTCTCAAGTTGCTTTTCAAACTCTTTTCTCAGTTTATTTAACACATCTCAGTTAGTGTAGAAGAGTGACATATGAACATGTATTTTCACAAGGTTATTAAAAAGAATACCTTATTTCCCAGAAAAGAATTCCACTATTACCTAAATAATATACATCTACATGAAGAAGTGATTGTCCGATGACAACTTGCTAATGTGCTATACGACAGCAGATAATTCACAATTCACAACGTGTTAATAATCTGCTGGCTTTCCCATTCTGTTATACATCTGAACCATCCCTTATTATTACAAATTGTCATGTAAAACCATTACTGATAATTTTGTGAGTGAATATGCCATAAAACACTCCTATATTATAGCAGGAAATAAAAGAGACACTCAGTAGTTACACTTGCCTACTTCCTATTTAAAACTCTTGAAACATCACAAGTAAAAAAGACACCCAGAAAGGATTTATGGtcttcttgccttccaccatagaTTTGTCACTGACGtcctgaaaactgaaaataaaatcattaaaactcatttatgcctagtgttccattattggaacgctaaccTTGTGGGAGTCATGTATATCCTACCACTCAAGatcatcgccaaggtctgatttttcacacacaaaaaacgtGCAGCCTCTGGCATAAATGGGTCAATGTGTtaataaaatgtcaattttatacACAAGATGTATATTTCCAGGTAAAATTTCCAATTTACCTTTTCCTGTTCTAAGTAACTCCCACAAAACTATTCATGAATCCTAAAAATACATTTACCAATTATGTTAAATTTGGAACAATACATTCAAAGTGAAAATggtaagtaatttaaaatgtataaccaAAATGTCTTTCCATACATTCAGAAACAAGAAGACTTTCTTCTATTATGCACGTGgtgtattttataatgtattatgTTACCAAATAGAACAGACCTTTATGAATTGCTCACGTAGCGGCTTCACCTCTTTCAGCCCCCCTCTCCTAACACTTGTATGTTGTTGAcacctcttctgtttttcttgaaaTGCTTTCTAGAAGTACAAAAAAGTAGTGATGAAAATTGGGTAACTTTTAATACTTACAAAACATAATTCTGCATTAGCTTTACAGGAATACTCTTTAAATCTATACTTCTTAACACTTTCTTTTAAACAACGTTTATGACCAATTTTAAAGAACTGTGTTCACCACTCATATGCTAAAATGATATAATGACCTTTTTCATCAGTCATTGAGTaaggaattttctttcttctacatacATATTCAACACATATGTCTTAATTCTTGATTTCGAATGTAGAGTATATGATGACCCTTCCTATAATTTGTTGACTACAGATGGGTAAgatttatacagaaattaactaaGAAACATTCTTTCTTACTAAGATTTTAAACTGGTATTAAATCTTGGTCATTTCAGTATGCACATAGATGAACCTTACAAAAATGATGGCCTTTCTGCACCTTGACCTAATCTCCAACAACAGTGTTCTCTTCTCCTCTACATGGCACTCACTTATACAGTCATCTCCTAGATTTTGTCATTCCCAATGACTGCAACACCTAcgtaatattaataatagcaatGATAAAGAGCAATCATGGGTCAGATCACATCCTGAAAAACTTAAATAAACCCGTTACACAGGAACCCTTCAATCCTCCAAATAACTCTGACATAGGTACTCTTACCATGTCTCCTTTTGTAGACAAGGAAATTTCGGCACAGAGATAAATAGTTTGCCCGTGGTTCCTGAGCTAGCAATGGTCAAGCTGGAGTTGAATCACAAGCAGTGGGGCTGCAGTGCCCCAGCccttgaaccactgcactcagctgttTCTCCATCTTCCCAACATACAGCCACTACCTTCCTGCCACTGTAGGTCACTCACTTCAGTACTACAGCTCAGGAGTCTGTTGGGATATGACACCCACCGAATGGAACACTTTTCACTGCCCATTGCCCACCCCCATGTGCTCAGGTAACTCAGTTCCAGCTGAAATTCCACAGCCAGTCATCATATCCCCATCCCTGCGTCTATTCCCTACCCAACTCTTCCTCTATCAACGTGCTTGGCTACACCCCAACCCAGGAAATTCCAACCCTACAGCTGCTGTTGCACAAATATGCCAACTGGGCTCACTTTGACTTCTTAATCGCTATGATGCTGACCTCAGTTGGACCACAAATGCTTCATGGCAATTATATTCCCCTGGTACATGAGTCCACTAACGGGCCCCCCTCTCTGGGCTCATgctctcttccttctttgctgGATTTCTGCATGAACAATTACTCCCTGAGACACTGATACAATAGGTTAATCATAAAGCTAAGCCTGATACCAACAATTacttcttcttctgtttcttctccttctccttcttctttctcctcctcctcctccttctcctcctcctcttgttctTCTACTACTATtacttctgctgctgctgctgctgctgctgctgctgctgcttcttctgcttCCTCATCATCTTTCTGCTTGTCTGCGATGTATTCTTTAAGGACATTCAGCAACTTCCGAGTATGTCTATAATCACGTTTCTGCCTGTAACACATAATATGTAACACTGTCATATGTCATAGAGAGATGAAAAATTAATCCTATTCAAACTAAAACAGACTTGACATAATTTATACTATAAAGTAGCAAGGGAGTAATAGCAGCTGAAATCTTTTTGGGAAAAGGTGAAATGAGTTACTCATTCTGAAAGGATCCCTTCCTAACTGACTACTAGAGCAGCTATCTCACATTATTTACATGCTGAAGACAAAGGAGGGTTTACAGCACTATAAATTTCCCAGAAACAATCATTTTCTCTAACAGcagtttacttttcattttctcaaactaAACGACATATGGGTTCTCATAAGTAAGTTCAAGAATATAACAGCCATTCATCCCGTAAGATTTCCCAAAAGAAATGCTTCACTTAactatttctccacattggcACAACGGTGATTTTCTAAAGGGAATAGTGAAAACAATTTAACTAAAATAGATAACTTATTTACAACATAAGGTTGTCCCTTTCCATataacttaatattgttaaggaTCTACAGACTAAACGTTGAAGACATTTATCTTACATGCAGCTGCCGTATTTCTAGAAAtggataaaaattaattttacaggAAGACTATTTTTATCTGGAAGGCAAAAAGAGGTTATCTTCATTGGCTTCTAGGTAGTATCTCTCAATTCTGTTAAATTGAGGTTATAAAACTAAAGAAACTTACCTGCTTAGGGAACAATCAAGTAAAATATGTTGTTCTCTAGAGACACCAATATGTACAGGatagtttttgaaattatttgcaccaacaaatacaaagaaatgatataaATATCATTATGCAAAAAAGCCAACAATCATacctttttagttgtttttttctcaaaGCACGTTCAATTGTGTTCTTGGTTTTCCTATAAGCGGCtttatctatttttatcatttttctttttgcagcaaGGTCCTCTTTAATGTTAGCTAGGTAGTaaatgaaaatgcattaaaaGTTAATGCTGAAAAGTAGTTTCTTCGCATACATTGAAATCAATGTGAGACATGATGGTTCAGCAATATCGGAAGGATATTTACATTGTAAAATGCAAAGATCACTTCAAAAAGCAagatttactcatttgttttctgtaaaaCCTTTTAGGTATTAATATTAGCACTCTAATTCCAATTGGTATAACTGCAAATCACTTAATTGATGGATgatgaaaaaaagcaaataattaaaagtttctattttttaaatgtgcagaaAGGGTTACAAACACAGACTCTAATttctacatttataaaatgtcttGTAATTTAAAGGACATGTTTCCATGAAATACTGTCACAATTCATTatgcaaaacatacaaaaaagtatCTTATTTAATAAGACCATCAAAAGGGTAGAAATAATACACAAtaagaaaagcattttttaagcAATCTAGTGATTGATGCTATtaactgtattttaataaaagaagcaGCGTCCATGGGTGTAAAAATTTAGGCTTAAGTAAAGAAATACATTCAAAaacacttttgaaatattttcttggagctttttatatgatatttttatCCATAGTGTTGTGTTtcagaaaactgtaaaactacaaGGAATGCTTTCCTAAACATGGTTTCACATTAGAGATCTACCATCAATTGCTAAAGACAGTTTTCAGCAATCATAAAAGATCTGCACCATAATACAAGTCTCCATCTATAAGGAGTCTCCATTATATAATGGAGACTTTTTACAGTCTCCATCTATAATGCTCAGTTAGGCAGCTCACAAAACCAGCACTTAGTCACTAAGCAGAGCAAAGCTTTCCAAATATACTGCTTGTATGAATTATCGCTATAGAAGAGCTGAAAACTgaattgagctttttaaaaatatgagtattGTCTCTGTCGTCTTTACagaaattttctcaattttttttgaaaatatggtCCTATAACAGTCAGTGCAACTAACAGTTCACATGGCAATACAAAATGTATGAGTTTTTGGATCCAGTTACATGTTTCTCACTGGGTAGAaaacttgtctttctttttctagtaCACAGTTTATTACTGGAATAATAATAGAATATCATCATTTTAGATAATTCGATTTTCTCTTGtactttaaagaaaacaaaatcagaatgCTGTGACAATAGAATAGCTAAATTAGGAACATAAAAACTCATATTAAAAACTCTGAGTACATACGGACAggaagaggggaacaacagataccTGGGCCTACTTGAGGGCAGAGAGTAGGAGGGTGATGATGAAAACCACCCACCAGGTGCCACGcttacaacctgggtgacaaaataatctgtataccaaacccctgtgacatgcaattatctatataacaaacctgcacatgtaccctcaaacctaaaataaaagataaaaaaacttATATACTTAATCTGTGTACACTAAAAGAAACGAATACAGCTGTTTCTCCTCCAGTGTCCTCTAATATTCCCCAAATAATTAAATTTCCACGTGTATGAAAGAAAAGCCATCCCTCTCATTTCACCATTGTTAGAAGCATTCTCACATTCCACATCAACAATCAAAAAGGTAAGTATGAAAATTTATTAAACACATTACATTAAATACGTATGTTAAACGCTATATATGAGAAGAAGGCGTGTAAGACAGTCTTGTCATCCACTAATTCATATAACCTACTGTAACATTTGTatggttgaaaataattttcggccgggcgcggtggctcaagcctgtaatcccagcactttgggaggccgaggtgtgtggatcacgaggtcaggagatcgagactatcctggctaacatggtgaaaccccgtctctactaaaaatacaaaaaactagccgggcgtggtggcgggcgcctgtagtctcagctacttgggaggctgaggcgggagaatggcgtgaacccgggagacggagcttgcagtgagccgagatcacgccactgcactccagcctgggagcacagcgagactccgtctcaaaaaaaaaaaaaaataataataataataataattttcaaaaactacGAATAGCTCCTAAAACATACCTGCAATATATTCTAGCTTCATGGTATGaatcctgtaaaaaaaaaaaagttacatcaaAATTTTAACATAATGCTACACAAAATGCCATGTTTGTTGAGAAGAAATGTCTTATGTGAAATGTTCTGCATAGAATAGAACAGTGATGACATGATCCGAAGCTGACTTTTCCCAAAATACTTTATCCGACAGGCAAAAGTGACTTAAACACTTTACCCCATGTGCTCATCTCTTTCAGCAAAAGGTTCTCTTTTCCCATGCTCATCAGTTACATCTTTCTCCCTTGTTTCTGTAAAAGGGTTTCTTTCCTCATGTTCATCATTGGCTGGATCCTTTCctgcattaaaatttaaaagacaaatcttTTTTAGAGGAAAACGCTGTTGTAGACATTTTTCGTGGAGAAAGGTACCATTTGTGGACTTTTTTGGCTCTCTACCAATTAAAGCTTTAAAGCAGAGCTATGCATGGAATCACTGGGCCCCTGGCCATTTTACGGAGGCATTTTTGGAAGCCCTTCGGGTTCAAGTCCCAGTAAACAACGCTCACAGGTCAGACCCCTTGGATGTTAGGACCACACTCATGGAGAAGAGCTGCTCTGAGAGCATCTGTAACCCTGCTATGAGGGGGAGCCTCCCACGGGAAGCCTTAGGCCCTCGATCCTGCTTTGAAAACCTGGGGCCTCTTAGCACATGCATGGTGGACTCCAAAGCCACGAAGAGGCCAGGGGTCTCGGGCTGCCCGTGTGCCCCCCGCGCAGAGAGCAGACAGATCGTCTCCTTGGGCGTGCACCTTCTTTCGTGGCCCCTTGGGCTGTGTTTACCTGCATGCTCCTTCACGGGGGCGGCCGTAACTTGAGCCTCCAACTGAACCTTGGCAGCCCTCTTGCTGCGCTTCCTGCCCACGGGCTCCATGGTTGGCTGTCCTGGGAAGTTAGAGGCGACCCCTGAACCTGGTTGAGTGCAAAGTCAAACTAAGTAGGCTAAGGAAACAGGACATGTGAAAGGAGAGCCATTGGGATTGCGAGTTCAAGAAAGGGTGGGGCTGGCCCACCCCGTGTGTCCTGTGGGAGCAGGAGGGGACGGAGAAGATGTCAGTGTCCCCTTCTATCCTTCCTGGCCCGTCCAGCCTGTCCCTGGGGCTGGCTGCAGAACTCACAGCTGCCTCGCACACCTGAATGGCCCCTGCAGGACCCTTGCAGTGCCCTTGGGACACAGCTCGGCCCTGCCCCTGTGTTCCCCAGAGACCTGTGTGGCCTCAAGGACCATGGGTGACACAGGACCTGCCCAGCCATCTCCGGGGGAATGTCAATGGCTGCACTCCCACTCGCCCGCCTGGATGCCCAGGTGACCCCTGGCAACTCCAAGTGTCCTGTCCTGATGGGCAGCCGGGCTGGAGGGACCCACTCGGACTGTCCCCCACAACACCCCCGCCCATCCCCTCCACACACACTccgcccctcctcctcccctccccacagcccctgcccATTCCCTCACCCCACGCACcccacacccctcccctcccctgcccccatccctggccccacacccagcccccGCCTGTCTGCCACTCCCCGGACCCTCCCCCCTCCGCCACCTCCCCTCCCTTGCTCCCCTCTCCACCCCCTCCATTCccccactctcccctcccctgccccacccctcccccctGCACACATGCACAAGCCCCCGGGACACTCCCGGGCCCTGGGGATCACTCAGGTGTCTccagctccctccctgccctcatcCATCCCATCCCACCCTCAGGGCCTCGCCCTGACCCAGGCCCCAGGCGACCATGCCAGGGCCATTTCTTCACAGGTCAGCTGGCCGCTCAGCACTTCACACCCTGGTTCCCAGAGGGCCTCGTGCTCACCTTCCCGCCTCCCCACCGCGAACGCTTCACCTGAGAGATCCCTGATGCTGCTTCCTCACAGAATCTACAGACACTGGCACCACGAGGCTTTCTTACAAAAATGGGTCCTCAGTTCTCGTGAGAGCAGCTGGCCTGGCTACCCACGCTCCTTGCTGATTGGTCAGCTCAGCGCGCATGCGGGTGAAGGATCGTGTGGGGCCACGCCACCTGCTGGCACGCTCTCCCCACTGCCTAAGGGGCCGCGCATGGTTGCTGTGGACTGGGGTAGGGGGGGCTCTTTGGGGCCTCTGTTCCCAGAACCTTTCAGCTCCTCCTCCTGCAGAGGCACGCAGGGACTCGGGATGGAGGCCAAGTGGATGGGGCCTAGGACCTCGCCCCGGAGCTCTTTCCAGCCACCCCTGCCCCTTTGCCTGGAATGGCCTTCGCCTTGCAGGTGGAGCCCAGGCTCCCTCCCATGCCCTGTGTGTTTCCAACATGCCCAGCTGTACCCTTTTTATCAATGGATtgtgcttttatgttttttttgcttgcttgtttgtttgttttttgagacggagtctctctctgtcgcctaggctggagtgcagtggcacgatcttggctcactgcaacctccatctcccggattcaagtgattctcccaccttagcctcccaaggagctgggattacaggtgcgtgccaccattcccggctaatttttgtatttttagtagagacggggtttcgtcatgttggccaagctggtgtcgaactcctgacatcgaagtgatccacctgcctcagcctcccaaagtgctgggattacaggtgtgagccactaagcccagaCCCAAAGTCGTGTTTTTAAAGGCATCAACTGTATGACGTATAGTTGTTTCCAAGAAATGACGACTAAAAGGTACTGATTGAGAAActcttgtcatttctttcttcaaaaaaagTCAACTAGTTTCCTAGTAGTTGTTTCCACTTAAGTTGGCCATAGAAATCCCAGGGGTGACCCTCAGGTTGTCACCTTTCTTCTTGTTGCTGTAAGGTTGGCCTGCTGACAGTAACAGATACACCCCACTCTCGGTTATTTCAGGATCAAGTAGATCCATTGGCCATGGAGTGATGGTCTTTTCAAGTCAGGCTATTTTGAGAGGTAATAAAATATTCGCGtactttaatttatttctcttttgtacttgcttgttttaaaatacagttctgcacataaatatttttgacaaGATGAACAATATAGATCTATTTTGTCACATTGCAAAACAAATTATTAAGTCAACAATGACTGTAAGTAGAACATTCTATTTCGTTATTAATTTGCATTAGGCTTTCAAAACAATTTTCTGTATAAcatattcagatattttgaattCAGCAGTGCAGTCagatgctgggtgcagtggctcatgcctgtaatctcagcaccttgggaggctgagacgggcagatcattggaggccaggagttcgagaccaccctggccaacatggtgaaactccgtctctaccaaaattaccaaaaaaattaggtgggaccatgcctgtaatctcagatacttgggtggctgaggcgcgagaatcgtttgaacccaggaggcgaggttgcagtgagccaagatcgcatcacggccctccagcctgggcgacacagcgagactctgtcaaataaaataaaataaaataaataaagtaaataaaataaaattcttatgtGATGATTATctgaattgtttcttttttctttacttttattctaCATGGGTATTACTTCACTTATTTTAAATAGTTGTGTGTTCATAATAAAGGCTCCCTTTTCTACATAGTTggttttcccttcttccctcaacatttaaaaaaaaattctacaaaatctAGACAATCAAGGTTCTTCCTTTTGATTTAAGCTCAATTATTAATTTCTCCCCAACATTACAGTTTTTCTGCAGCTGGAAAATGGAACCAAATGATGTCTAATTCTTCCAGCAGTGATGTGAGGAAACCTGCACAGACTATTGCTGCCCAGGGAGCTCCCCCAAGCCTGACATCCGGTGTGGTTTTGGGAGCATGAAGGCATGGCAGACTGTCTGCATGACCGAACTTAGTCGCCAGCCCCTCCAGAGGTCAAGACTGATACCAGGTGGCCCAAAGCCCCCACTATAAATCATCAGCATTAACTATCTAGCATGACTCAAAGCTCCAGGTAAACAAACACATTATGATCAGGCAGGATATTCCAAGGGCTTAGAGGTTATCTCCTGGAAGGCTGTCAAAGAACAGACCTTTCTTTGGAAAGTGCAGGGTTTGGACAACACAGACCTGCTGAGCTACTACTGCACTCTCAGTGAGTGGCTCATTCAGCTCTTAgagttctgtctctctcttcctaaAATGTTCAGATCCTTATGGATGGAAAATCTGGGAAACACAGCACTCATTGTAAACACACCATTCCTAAAATTCAGCTCCTCTTCAACAACCCGGGCTTTTGAACTGGGGCAAAGTCACTATGCCAggatgacattttttttttaacct
The sequence above is drawn from the Theropithecus gelada isolate Dixy chromosome X, Tgel_1.0, whole genome shotgun sequence genome and encodes:
- the FAM9A gene encoding protein FAM9A, with the translated sequence MAGQVLCHPWSLRPHRSLGNTGAGPSCVPRALQGSCRGHSGVRGSCSGVASNFPGQPTMEPVGRKRSKRAAKVQLEAQVTAAPVKEHAGKDPANDEHEERNPFTETREKDVTDEHGKREPFAERDEHMGIHTMKLEYIAANIKEDLAAKRKMIKIDKAAYRKTKNTIERALRKKQLKRQKRDYRHTRKLLNVLKEYIADKQKDDEEAEEAAAAAAAAAAAEVIVVEEQEEEEKEEEEEKKAFQEKQKRCQQHTSVRRGGLKEVKPLREQFIKATKDCKDNYCIISSDEGSELDN